The Arthrobacter sp. NicSoilC5 genome has a window encoding:
- the rapZ gene encoding RNase adapter RapZ has product MADTTAGSGAGHDGLEPVKPLEAELLVVTGMSGAGRSTAADALEDHGWYVVENLPPQMLGTLAELVSHAPQSIPRLAVVIDVRSKGLFADIRAALGALAASGVTFRVLFLDASDNVLVRRFEQGRRPHPLQGGGRILDGIAAERELLQELRDSSDVVLDTSNYNVHGLATAITELFSETGPVALRLNVMSFGFKYGLPVDANYVADVRFIPNPHWVPQLRPQTGLDKDVSDYVLEAEGVKNFVDRYVLALEPVLEGYRRENKHYATIAVGCTGGKHRSVAVAVELSKKLAQYPRVTVTTAHRDLGRE; this is encoded by the coding sequence ATGGCAGACACGACCGCGGGATCCGGAGCGGGCCACGACGGGCTGGAGCCCGTCAAGCCGCTCGAAGCGGAACTGCTGGTGGTCACCGGGATGTCCGGCGCCGGACGGAGCACCGCCGCGGACGCGCTGGAGGACCACGGCTGGTACGTCGTGGAGAACCTGCCGCCGCAGATGCTGGGCACGCTCGCGGAGCTGGTCTCCCACGCCCCGCAGTCGATTCCACGGCTGGCCGTGGTGATCGATGTCCGCAGCAAGGGACTCTTTGCGGATATCCGTGCAGCCCTGGGGGCCCTGGCGGCCAGCGGTGTGACCTTCCGCGTCCTGTTCCTCGACGCCAGCGACAACGTCCTGGTCCGGAGGTTCGAACAGGGCCGGCGCCCGCACCCGCTGCAGGGAGGCGGACGCATCCTTGACGGCATCGCCGCCGAACGTGAGCTGCTGCAGGAACTGCGCGACAGCTCCGACGTCGTCCTCGACACCTCCAACTACAACGTCCACGGGCTGGCCACGGCCATCACCGAACTGTTCAGTGAAACCGGCCCGGTGGCCCTGCGGCTCAACGTCATGAGCTTCGGCTTCAAGTACGGCCTCCCGGTCGATGCCAACTATGTGGCCGACGTCCGGTTCATCCCCAACCCCCACTGGGTGCCCCAGCTGCGCCCGCAGACCGGCCTGGACAAGGACGTCAGCGACTACGTCCTGGAGGCCGAGGGCGTGAAGAACTTCGTGGACCGCTACGTCCTGGCCCTGGAACCGGTCCTGGAGGGATACCGCAGGGAGAACAAGCACTACGCCACCATCGCCGTCGGCTGCACGGGCGGCAAGCACCGCTCCGTCGCCGTCGCGGTTGAACTCTCCAAGAAACTCGCGCAGTATCCGCGGGTCACGGTGACCACCGCGCACCGGGATCTGGGCCGCGAGTAA
- the yvcK gene encoding uridine diphosphate-N-acetylglucosamine-binding protein YvcK — protein MALFTGALPLVPPAAGKGSGQQDKGPNVVALGGGHGLAASLSALRLLTSELTAVVTVADDGGSSGRLREEYGVLPPGDLRMALSALCDDTDWGRTWRDVMQHRFRAGTGPGGSLDEHAMGNLLIVTLWELLGDAVAGLKWAGALLGARGQVLPMSTVPLTIEGDVRVTAPDGGTALHTIHGQARCAVAGSLEEVRLLPEAAPACTDALTAIELADWVVLGPGSWYTSVLPHLLLPEMRQALCSTPAKRCLTMNLATDTKETSGMTAADHLHVLRRYAPEFSVDVVLADPASVPDRQEFEKAAGMIGAEVVLGKVGASGRRPVHEPLRLATAYQDIFGNS, from the coding sequence ATGGCGCTGTTCACCGGAGCCCTGCCCCTGGTGCCGCCGGCCGCTGGTAAGGGCTCGGGCCAGCAGGACAAGGGCCCCAACGTCGTGGCCCTGGGTGGCGGGCACGGCCTGGCGGCCTCGCTGTCGGCTTTGCGCCTGCTCACCTCCGAGCTCACCGCAGTGGTGACGGTGGCGGACGACGGCGGCTCGTCCGGGCGCCTGCGCGAAGAGTACGGCGTCCTCCCGCCGGGAGACCTCCGCATGGCGCTGTCCGCGCTGTGCGACGACACCGACTGGGGACGCACCTGGCGTGACGTCATGCAGCACCGGTTCCGGGCCGGGACAGGCCCCGGGGGTTCGCTGGATGAGCACGCCATGGGCAACCTCCTGATCGTCACCCTGTGGGAGTTGCTGGGCGACGCCGTCGCAGGACTCAAATGGGCCGGTGCGCTGCTTGGCGCCCGCGGCCAGGTGCTGCCCATGTCCACGGTCCCGCTCACCATCGAAGGCGACGTCCGCGTCACCGCACCCGACGGCGGAACTGCCCTGCACACCATCCACGGCCAGGCACGCTGTGCCGTGGCCGGCTCGCTGGAGGAGGTCCGGCTCCTGCCCGAGGCCGCGCCTGCCTGCACCGACGCACTGACGGCCATCGAACTGGCGGACTGGGTGGTCCTGGGCCCCGGCTCCTGGTACACATCAGTCCTTCCGCACCTGCTCCTGCCGGAGATGCGGCAGGCACTGTGCAGCACCCCTGCCAAACGCTGCCTCACCATGAACCTCGCCACGGACACCAAGGAAACCAGCGGCATGACGGCGGCCGACCACCTCCACGTCCTCCGGCGCTACGCCCCCGAGTTCAGTGTGGACGTGGTCCTGGCCGATCCCGCGTCGGTACCGGACCGGCAGGAGTTCGAGAAGGCCGCCGGCATGATCGGCGCGGAGGTGGTCTTGGGTAAAGTAGGGGCGTCGGGACGCCGCCCCGTCCATGAGCCGCTCCGGCTGGCCACGGCGTACCAGGACATTTTTGGGAACAGTTAG
- the whiA gene encoding DNA-binding protein WhiA yields MALTASVKEELSRLDIKKSSVRKAEVSAMLRFAGGLHIISGRIVIEAEVDLASTARRLRAAIAEVYGHQSEIIVVSAGGLRRASRYVVRVVRDGEALARQTGLLDGRGRPVRGLPSAVVNGSAADAEAVWRGAFLAHGSLTEPGRSSSLEVTCPGPESALALVGAARRLDIQAKAREVRGVDRVVIRDGDTIAALLTRMGAHDALMVWEERRMRKEVRATANRLANFDDANLRRSAQAAVAAGARVDRALEILGDDVPDHLKYAGELRVAHKQASLDELGRLADPVMTKDAIAGRIRRLLAMADKRALDLGIPGTDANVTPEMLDE; encoded by the coding sequence ATGGCACTGACAGCATCGGTCAAGGAAGAACTGTCCCGTCTGGACATCAAGAAGTCATCAGTGCGCAAGGCTGAAGTCTCCGCAATGCTCCGGTTCGCCGGGGGACTGCACATCATTTCGGGCAGGATCGTCATCGAGGCGGAAGTTGACCTCGCGTCCACTGCACGCCGGCTCCGCGCCGCCATCGCCGAGGTCTACGGACACCAGAGCGAAATCATCGTGGTCTCCGCCGGCGGACTCCGCCGCGCCAGCCGCTACGTGGTCCGCGTGGTCCGCGACGGCGAGGCGCTGGCCCGCCAGACGGGCCTGCTGGATGGCCGCGGCCGCCCCGTGCGCGGCCTGCCGTCCGCCGTCGTCAACGGCTCGGCCGCAGACGCCGAAGCCGTGTGGCGCGGGGCGTTCCTGGCGCACGGTTCGCTCACCGAACCCGGCCGGTCGTCATCGCTGGAAGTCACCTGCCCGGGTCCGGAATCGGCCCTGGCCCTGGTGGGCGCCGCCCGCCGCCTGGACATCCAGGCCAAGGCCCGCGAGGTCAGGGGAGTGGACCGCGTGGTCATCCGCGACGGCGACACCATCGCCGCGCTCCTGACGCGCATGGGCGCCCACGACGCACTGATGGTGTGGGAGGAACGCCGGATGCGCAAGGAAGTCAGGGCCACAGCCAACCGGCTCGCGAACTTCGATGACGCCAACCTGCGCCGCTCCGCCCAGGCAGCCGTGGCTGCCGGCGCACGCGTGGACCGGGCCCTGGAAATCCTGGGCGACGACGTCCCGGACCACCTGAAGTACGCCGGCGAGCTGCGGGTGGCGCACAAACAGGCCAGCCTTGACGAGCTGGGCCGGCTCGCCGACCCCGTGATGACCAAGGACGCGATCGCCGGCCGGATCCGCCGCCTGCTGGCCATGGCGGACAAGCGTGCGCTTGACCTGGGCATTCCCGGAACGGACGCCAATGTGACGCCTGAAATGCTGGACGAGTAG
- a CDS encoding superoxide dismutase: MTEYVLPELSYDYAALEPHISARIMELHHSKHHATYVAGANNALAQLAEAREKGDFANINRLSKDLAFHTGGHINHSVFWKNLSPDGGDKPEGELAAAIDDAFGSFDAFRAQFSAAALGLQGSGWGFLAYEPIGGNLVIEQLYDQQGNVALGTTPLLMLDMWEHAFYLDYVNVKADYVKAFWNIVNWADVAQRFEAARTNATGLITLP, encoded by the coding sequence GTGACCGAGTACGTATTGCCGGAACTCAGCTACGATTACGCCGCCCTCGAACCGCACATCTCTGCGCGGATCATGGAGCTGCACCACAGCAAGCACCACGCCACCTACGTGGCAGGCGCCAACAACGCCCTGGCCCAGCTGGCCGAGGCCCGCGAAAAAGGCGACTTCGCCAACATCAACCGGCTCTCCAAGGACCTCGCGTTCCACACCGGCGGCCACATCAACCACTCCGTGTTCTGGAAGAACCTGTCCCCGGACGGCGGCGACAAGCCCGAGGGCGAACTGGCTGCAGCGATCGATGACGCCTTCGGCTCCTTCGACGCGTTCCGCGCCCAGTTCTCCGCCGCGGCCCTGGGCCTGCAGGGTTCGGGCTGGGGCTTCCTGGCCTACGAGCCCATCGGCGGGAACCTGGTCATCGAGCAGCTCTACGACCAGCAGGGCAACGTTGCGCTGGGCACCACCCCGCTGCTGATGCTGGACATGTGGGAGCACGCCTTCTACCTGGACTACGTCAACGTCAAGGCCGACTACGTTAAGGCGTTCTGGAACATCGTCAACTGGGCCGACGTCGCCCAGCGCTTCGAGGCAGCACGCACCAACGCCACGGGACTCATCACCCTTCCGTAG
- the gap gene encoding type I glyceraldehyde-3-phosphate dehydrogenase: protein MTTRIGINGFGRIGRNYFRAALAQGADLEIVAVNDLTSPEALAHLFKYDSVGGRLKETIEVKDGNIVVNGNVVKVLAERDPANLPWGELGVDIVIESTGFFTKAADAKKHIDAGAKKVLISAPASDEDITIVMGVNHNLYDNAKHNIISNASCTTNCLGPLAKVVNDEFGIERGLMTTVHAYTADQNLQDGPHKDLRRARAAAINMVPTSTGAAKAIGLVLPELKGKLDGYAIRVPVPTGSATDLTVTVSRETTVEEVNAALKRASESDELQGFLTYTEEPIVSSDIVGDPASSIFDAGLTKVIGNQVKVVSWYDNEWGYSNRLVDLTELVAAKLG, encoded by the coding sequence GTGACGACCCGTATTGGTATCAACGGCTTTGGCCGCATTGGCCGCAACTACTTCCGCGCAGCGCTTGCCCAAGGCGCAGACCTCGAGATCGTTGCCGTCAACGACCTCACCAGCCCCGAAGCCCTGGCCCACCTGTTCAAGTACGACTCTGTCGGCGGCCGGCTGAAGGAAACCATCGAGGTCAAGGACGGCAACATCGTCGTCAACGGCAACGTGGTCAAGGTCCTGGCCGAGCGCGATCCCGCCAACCTCCCGTGGGGTGAGCTGGGCGTTGACATCGTGATCGAATCCACCGGGTTCTTCACCAAGGCTGCCGACGCCAAGAAGCACATCGATGCCGGCGCCAAGAAGGTCCTGATCTCCGCTCCGGCTTCGGACGAGGACATCACCATCGTCATGGGTGTTAACCACAACCTCTACGACAACGCCAAGCACAACATCATTTCCAACGCGTCCTGCACCACCAACTGCCTCGGCCCGCTGGCAAAGGTCGTCAACGACGAGTTCGGCATCGAGCGCGGGCTCATGACCACCGTGCACGCCTACACCGCCGACCAGAACCTCCAGGACGGCCCGCACAAGGACCTGCGCCGTGCACGTGCCGCAGCCATCAACATGGTTCCCACCTCCACCGGTGCCGCCAAGGCCATTGGCCTGGTCCTGCCTGAGCTCAAGGGCAAGCTGGACGGCTACGCCATCCGCGTTCCCGTGCCCACCGGCTCCGCCACCGACCTCACCGTCACCGTCTCCCGCGAAACCACCGTCGAGGAAGTCAACGCAGCCCTCAAGCGTGCTTCCGAGTCCGACGAGCTGCAGGGCTTCCTGACCTACACGGAAGAGCCGATCGTGTCCTCCGACATCGTTGGTGACCCCGCGTCGTCGATCTTCGACGCCGGCCTGACGAAGGTCATTGGCAACCAGGTCAAGGTTGTTTCCTGGTATGACAACGAATGGGGCTACTCCAACCGCCTCGTCGACCTCACGGAGCTTGTAGCAGCCAAGCTGGGCTAG
- a CDS encoding phosphoglycerate kinase, translating to MTSHTLNELIAEGVRGRYILVRSDLNVPLDGSTVTDDGRIKASLPVLAKLTDAGARVLVTAHLGRPKGAPEDKYSLRPAVDRLAELAGFKVTLAADTVGDAAKAAAASLQDGEALVLENVRFDARETSKDDAERGAFADELVALTGSNGAYVDDAFGAVHRKHASVYDVATRLPSYQGDLVHTEVEVLRKLTADTQRPYVVVLGGSKVSDKLAVINNLIGKADTILVGGGMLFTFLAAQGHKVASSLLEEDQIPVVQDYLKRAADAGTEFVVPTDVVVAEKFAADAAHETVAADAIEGSSFGAQGIGLDIGPDTAAAFAERIKGARTVFWNGPMGVFEFEAFSAGTRAIAQALTGTDGFTVVGGGDSAAAVRTLGFSDDQFGHISTGGGASLEYLEGKELPGLSVLDR from the coding sequence ATGACATCACACACCCTCAACGAACTGATCGCTGAAGGTGTCCGCGGGCGGTACATTCTGGTTCGAAGTGACCTGAATGTGCCGCTCGACGGCTCTACAGTCACTGACGACGGCCGCATCAAGGCCTCACTCCCAGTGCTGGCAAAGCTCACGGACGCCGGTGCCCGCGTGCTGGTAACAGCCCACCTAGGACGCCCCAAGGGCGCCCCGGAGGACAAATACTCCCTTCGCCCCGCAGTGGACCGCCTCGCCGAGCTGGCGGGCTTCAAGGTAACCCTGGCGGCCGATACTGTCGGCGACGCCGCCAAGGCTGCCGCCGCATCCCTGCAGGACGGTGAAGCACTCGTTCTGGAGAACGTCCGCTTCGACGCCCGGGAGACCAGCAAGGACGACGCCGAACGCGGCGCCTTCGCCGACGAGCTGGTGGCACTCACCGGCAGCAACGGCGCCTACGTGGACGATGCCTTCGGTGCCGTCCACCGCAAGCACGCCAGCGTCTACGACGTCGCCACCCGGCTGCCGTCGTACCAGGGCGACCTGGTGCACACCGAGGTTGAGGTCCTGCGGAAGCTGACCGCCGACACCCAGCGCCCCTACGTGGTGGTTCTGGGCGGTTCCAAGGTCTCGGACAAGCTCGCGGTGATCAACAACCTGATCGGCAAGGCTGACACCATCCTGGTGGGCGGCGGCATGCTCTTCACCTTCCTGGCGGCACAGGGACACAAGGTTGCCTCAAGCCTCCTTGAAGAGGACCAGATCCCGGTGGTCCAGGACTACCTGAAGCGCGCCGCGGACGCCGGCACTGAGTTCGTGGTTCCCACGGACGTAGTGGTGGCAGAGAAGTTCGCTGCGGACGCTGCGCACGAAACGGTTGCAGCCGACGCGATTGAGGGCAGCAGCTTTGGTGCCCAGGGCATCGGCCTGGACATTGGTCCTGATACCGCTGCCGCCTTCGCTGAGCGGATCAAGGGAGCCCGTACGGTCTTCTGGAACGGCCCCATGGGCGTTTTCGAATTCGAGGCCTTCTCTGCAGGCACCCGCGCCATCGCGCAGGCCCTGACCGGCACCGACGGGTTCACAGTGGTGGGCGGCGGAGATTCGGCCGCGGCAGTACGCACCCTGGGATTCAGCGATGACCAGTTCGGCCACATTTCCACCGGCGGCGGCGCCAGCCTGGAGTACCTCGAAGGCAAGGAACTCCCCGGCCTCAGCGTCCTGGACCGCTAG
- the tpiA gene encoding triose-phosphate isomerase has product MTTSTNGAFDRKPFIAGNWKMNMDHVQGITLLQKLAWTLSDAKHDYSRVEVAVFPPFTDLRGVQTLVQGDDLQVAYGGQDLSQFDSGAYTGDISGQFLNKLGCKYVLVGHSERRTIHNESDDVLNAKVKAAFKHGVTPVLCVGEGLEIRQAGTHVEHTLQQLRAGVAGLTNEQAAELVVAYEPVWAIGTGEVAGPEDAQEMCAAIRAELESLFGADVAAKTRLLYGGSVKANNAAAILQERDVDGVLVGGASLDPAEFANIVRFESHLVTD; this is encoded by the coding sequence GTGACTACGTCAACGAACGGCGCTTTCGACCGCAAGCCCTTCATCGCGGGCAACTGGAAAATGAACATGGACCACGTGCAGGGCATCACCCTCCTGCAGAAACTCGCCTGGACGCTGTCCGACGCAAAGCATGACTACAGCCGCGTCGAGGTTGCCGTCTTCCCGCCGTTCACCGACCTCCGCGGGGTCCAGACCCTGGTGCAGGGCGACGACCTGCAGGTCGCGTATGGTGGCCAGGACCTGTCGCAGTTCGACTCAGGCGCCTACACCGGCGACATCTCCGGGCAGTTCCTGAACAAGCTCGGCTGCAAGTACGTGCTGGTGGGCCACAGCGAACGCAGGACCATCCACAACGAGTCCGACGACGTCCTAAACGCCAAGGTCAAGGCAGCGTTCAAGCACGGCGTCACCCCCGTCCTTTGCGTGGGGGAAGGACTGGAAATCCGCCAGGCCGGGACCCACGTCGAGCACACGCTCCAGCAGCTCCGTGCCGGAGTGGCGGGCCTGACCAACGAGCAGGCAGCCGAACTGGTGGTTGCGTACGAGCCCGTCTGGGCCATCGGCACCGGTGAAGTGGCCGGACCGGAGGACGCACAGGAAATGTGTGCCGCCATCCGTGCAGAACTCGAGAGCCTTTTCGGCGCCGACGTGGCAGCCAAGACCCGGCTGCTGTACGGCGGCTCAGTCAAGGCCAACAACGCTGCCGCCATCCTGCAGGAGCGCGATGTGGATGGCGTCCTGGTGGGTGGCGCCAGCCTTGACCCGGCTGAGTTTGCTAATATTGTCAGGTTCGAGAGCCACCTGGTCACGGACTAG
- the secG gene encoding preprotein translocase subunit SecG produces MDVLHVILQILLGITSLLLTLLILLHKGRGGGLSDMFGGGMSSGLSSSGVAERNLNRFTIILGVTWGVVIIGLGLIMRFSGAGDS; encoded by the coding sequence GTGGACGTTCTTCATGTCATTCTGCAGATCCTCCTGGGTATCACCAGCCTCCTGCTGACGCTGCTGATCCTCCTGCACAAGGGACGCGGCGGCGGACTGTCAGATATGTTCGGCGGCGGCATGAGCTCAGGCCTCAGCTCCTCGGGCGTGGCAGAACGCAACCTCAACCGCTTCACCATCATCCTGGGCGTCACCTGGGGTGTGGTGATCATCGGGCTTGGCCTGATCATGCGCTTCAGCGGCGCCGGCGACTCCTAA
- a CDS encoding RNA polymerase-binding protein RbpA translates to MVHPASGFRGTRAGVVAGSGSSLQSNDSSSQPLPRIRVSYWCAKGHETQPVFLKMPDDQIPQTWDCRRCGATASRDGQAAAPDDPFDDGYKSHLEYVKERRSGQDAEDVLAGALEKLRSRGVLPDQLLGDT, encoded by the coding sequence ATGGTCCATCCAGCATCAGGCTTCCGAGGCACCCGTGCCGGTGTTGTCGCAGGCTCCGGATCGAGCCTGCAGAGCAATGACTCGTCCTCCCAGCCCCTCCCGCGCATCCGGGTGTCCTACTGGTGCGCGAAGGGCCATGAGACCCAGCCGGTGTTCCTGAAAATGCCTGACGACCAGATTCCGCAGACGTGGGACTGCCGGCGGTGCGGCGCGACCGCTTCCCGGGACGGCCAGGCGGCGGCGCCGGATGACCCGTTCGACGACGGCTACAAGAGCCACCTGGAATACGTTAAAGAACGGCGCTCCGGCCAGGACGCCGAGGACGTCCTGGCCGGAGCGCTGGAAAAGCTACGCTCCCGCGGCGTCCTTCCGGACCAGCTGCTCGGGGACACGTGA
- the pgl gene encoding 6-phosphogluconolactonase: MSVDPRVSIHPDSSVLMAAIAARLITKLVDVQDKYGEATVVLTGGTVGIGTLKAVADSPAAPAVDWSKVNFWWGDERFIGAADPDRNTKQAFDALLSHIPVDPERIHSPGSADEFGTPEEAAEDYARQLRDAAAAEHAADMSDDRPEEPSALPRLDVVLLGVGPDAHIASLFPEQAGVREKELTVVGVRNSPKPPPLRISLTLPAINTAAEVWMVVAGEDKAGAVGLALAGANPVQVPASGPRGTSRTLWLIDENAASRVPEQLVRKDAAGA, from the coding sequence GTGAGCGTTGACCCACGAGTAAGCATCCATCCTGATTCGTCCGTCCTCATGGCCGCCATAGCGGCACGCCTGATCACCAAGCTCGTTGATGTCCAGGACAAGTACGGCGAAGCCACGGTGGTGCTCACCGGGGGAACCGTCGGGATCGGCACGCTGAAGGCTGTTGCGGACTCCCCGGCGGCGCCCGCCGTCGACTGGTCCAAGGTCAACTTCTGGTGGGGTGACGAACGCTTCATCGGTGCCGCAGATCCGGACCGGAATACCAAGCAGGCGTTTGACGCGCTGCTGTCCCACATTCCGGTGGACCCGGAACGGATCCACTCTCCGGGTTCTGCCGATGAGTTCGGCACACCCGAAGAAGCGGCTGAGGACTATGCACGCCAGTTGCGGGATGCCGCGGCAGCCGAGCACGCGGCGGACATGTCCGACGACAGGCCTGAGGAACCGTCCGCACTCCCCCGCCTGGACGTGGTGCTGCTGGGGGTTGGTCCGGACGCCCACATTGCATCGCTGTTCCCGGAGCAGGCCGGAGTCCGCGAGAAGGAGCTAACAGTGGTTGGGGTGCGGAACTCCCCCAAGCCGCCACCGCTGCGGATTTCCCTGACCCTGCCTGCCATCAATACGGCGGCGGAGGTCTGGATGGTTGTTGCAGGCGAGGACAAGGCCGGAGCCGTCGGACTCGCCCTGGCCGGGGCCAACCCGGTGCAGGTGCCTGCGTCGGGCCCACGGGGAACGTCCCGGACCCTGTGGCTTATCGACGAGAACGCAGCCTCACGTGTCCCCGAGCAGCTGGTCCGGAAGGACGCCGCGGGAGCGTAG
- a CDS encoding glucose-6-phosphate dehydrogenase assembly protein OpcA yields MIVNLPDTTTSKVSKKLMALREQGGVIALGRVLTLVVVTKSGLEEEAIEAANDASREHPCRIIVLADAGKDNEDRLDAQIRVGGDAGASEVIVLRGYGQLARESESLVAALLLPDAPIVAWWPHGAPENACETSIGAIAHRRITDSANEPDPQAALERIHRTYKAGDTDLAWTRLTNWRIQLAAALDEVDSSPVTAVAVEGASDSPSTILLAAWLTLTLDAPVTIVADPAGTGIRRVRLTRPGGDVQLFRPGLSIAELTQPGQPAQRISLPRRSLRDCLAEELRRLDPDEVFGEVITIGLPRTNLRSVRPSER; encoded by the coding sequence ATGATCGTTAACCTGCCGGACACCACCACCTCAAAGGTGTCCAAGAAACTCATGGCCCTGCGCGAGCAGGGCGGCGTGATCGCCCTGGGCCGGGTCCTGACCCTCGTGGTTGTGACCAAGTCCGGGCTCGAGGAAGAAGCGATTGAGGCCGCCAACGACGCCTCCCGCGAACACCCCTGCCGGATCATCGTGCTCGCCGATGCCGGGAAGGACAACGAGGACCGGCTCGACGCCCAGATCCGGGTCGGCGGGGACGCCGGCGCCTCCGAGGTCATCGTGCTGCGCGGCTACGGCCAACTCGCCCGCGAAAGTGAGTCCCTGGTCGCCGCGCTGCTGCTTCCGGACGCGCCGATCGTGGCTTGGTGGCCGCACGGCGCCCCCGAGAACGCCTGCGAAACGTCCATCGGTGCGATCGCCCACCGCAGGATCACCGACTCCGCGAACGAACCCGACCCCCAGGCCGCCCTGGAACGCATCCACCGGACCTACAAAGCCGGCGACACCGACCTCGCCTGGACGCGCCTGACCAACTGGCGCATCCAGCTCGCGGCCGCCTTGGACGAGGTGGACTCCTCGCCCGTGACGGCGGTAGCGGTCGAAGGCGCCTCGGACTCACCCTCCACCATCCTGCTCGCAGCCTGGCTGACCCTGACCCTGGACGCCCCGGTGACCATCGTCGCGGACCCCGCCGGGACCGGCATCCGCCGCGTGCGGCTGACCCGCCCAGGCGGGGACGTCCAACTCTTCCGGCCGGGACTGTCCATCGCCGAGCTCACCCAGCCGGGCCAGCCCGCCCAGCGGATCTCCCTCCCGCGCCGCAGCCTCCGCGACTGCCTCGCCGAAGAACTGCGCCGCCTGGACCCCGACGAAGTATTTGGCGAAGTGATTACTATTGGACTGCCACGTACCAATCTAAGGAGCGTCCGACCCAGTGAGCGTTGA
- the zwf gene encoding glucose-6-phosphate dehydrogenase — protein sequence MPETEYGRKGAGRGRNPLRDPRDRRLNRIAGPSSLVLFGVTGDLARKKLMPAVYDLANRGLLPPSFALVGFARREWDKEDFAAEVKASVQAHARTPFDEAVWNQLSEGIRFVQGEFDDDAAFERLGETIKELDDVRGTRGNHAFYLSIPPKAFEQVCRQLSKHGLAQADGDKWRRVVIEKPFGHDLESARQLNDIVESVFPPDAVFRIDHYLGKETVQNILALRFANQLFEPLWNANYVDHVQITMAEDIGTGGRAGYYDGVGAARDVIQNHLLQLLALTAMEEPISFNADDLRAEKEKVLAAVKLPEDLSTHSARGQFTGGWQGGEQVLGYLEEEGIPADSTTETYAAVRVDIHTRRWSGVPFYLRAGKRLGRRVTEIAVVFKRAPNLLFRDHGEDDFGQNAVVIRVQPDEGVTIRFGSKVPGTQMEVRDVTMDFGYGHSFTESSPEAYERLILDVLLGEPPLFPRHEEVELSWKILDPFEEYWASLSEQPEPYAPGSWGPASADELLARDGRTWRRP from the coding sequence ATGCCAGAAACTGAATACGGCAGGAAGGGCGCGGGCCGCGGGCGTAATCCGTTGCGCGATCCGCGTGACCGCCGTTTGAACCGGATCGCCGGTCCGTCGTCGTTGGTCCTTTTCGGGGTCACGGGGGATCTTGCCCGGAAGAAGCTGATGCCGGCGGTGTATGACCTGGCCAACCGTGGGTTGTTGCCGCCGAGTTTTGCGTTGGTGGGCTTCGCCCGCCGGGAGTGGGACAAGGAGGATTTCGCCGCCGAGGTGAAGGCCTCGGTGCAGGCCCATGCCCGCACGCCGTTTGATGAGGCTGTGTGGAACCAGCTCTCTGAGGGCATCAGGTTTGTGCAGGGCGAGTTCGACGACGACGCGGCGTTTGAGCGTCTGGGCGAGACGATCAAGGAACTCGACGACGTCCGGGGCACCCGGGGCAACCACGCGTTCTACCTGTCGATCCCGCCGAAAGCGTTCGAGCAGGTCTGCCGTCAGCTCTCCAAGCACGGCCTGGCGCAGGCCGACGGGGACAAGTGGCGCCGCGTGGTCATCGAGAAGCCGTTCGGTCATGACCTGGAATCGGCCCGGCAGCTCAATGACATTGTGGAGTCGGTGTTCCCGCCGGACGCGGTGTTCCGGATTGACCACTACCTGGGCAAGGAAACGGTGCAGAACATCCTGGCGCTGCGCTTTGCGAACCAGTTGTTCGAGCCACTGTGGAACGCGAACTACGTGGACCACGTCCAGATCACCATGGCCGAGGACATCGGGACCGGTGGCCGGGCGGGGTATTACGACGGTGTCGGTGCCGCCCGCGACGTGATCCAGAACCACCTGCTGCAGTTGCTCGCGCTCACCGCGATGGAGGAACCCATCTCGTTCAACGCCGATGACCTGCGGGCGGAGAAGGAAAAGGTCCTGGCAGCGGTGAAGCTCCCGGAGGATTTGTCGACGCATTCGGCGCGGGGGCAGTTCACCGGCGGCTGGCAGGGCGGCGAGCAGGTCCTGGGCTACCTGGAGGAAGAAGGCATCCCCGCCGATTCCACCACGGAAACCTACGCTGCGGTGCGCGTGGACATCCACACCCGCCGCTGGTCCGGGGTGCCGTTCTACCTGCGCGCGGGCAAGCGACTGGGCCGGCGGGTGACGGAGATCGCGGTGGTGTTCAAGCGCGCCCCGAACCTGCTCTTCCGGGACCACGGCGAGGACGACTTCGGCCAGAACGCCGTGGTGATCCGTGTCCAGCCCGACGAAGGTGTGACCATCCGGTTCGGGTCCAAGGTCCCCGGCACGCAGATGGAAGTCCGGGATGTGACCATGGACTTCGGCTACGGGCACTCGTTCACCGAGTCCTCCCCGGAAGCCTACGAGCGTTTGATCCTGGACGTGCTGCTGGGTGAGCCACCGCTGTTCCCCCGTCATGAGGAAGTGGAGCTCTCCTGGAAGATCCTTGACCCGTTCGAGGAATACTGGGCATCACTGTCCGAACAGCCCGAACCCTACGCCCCCGGCTCCTGGGGCCCGGCCTCGGCTGACGAGCTGCTGGCCCGCGACGGACGAACCTGGAGAAGGCCATGA